Proteins found in one Cardiocondyla obscurior isolate alpha-2009 linkage group LG03, Cobs3.1, whole genome shotgun sequence genomic segment:
- the LOC139113676 gene encoding uncharacterized protein, giving the protein MGKHSKSRKRRHSSSESCLDNIEEKISRIMDFMTRVADEVSSSRRSPSALFVSHASLQKVVIDQPEAVSAVTVPQAGSSECSVTPARQQGVYRYAGPAFVKCRRHNVAFLSPSFDVDRAVHFAEAAEDGEIAEVSDVQPDSLAKELFGSDAESAASMPWNELVAQKWLALARKGLSEEQRKGLSEEQRKALLKKYLPPDTSDFLRAPKLNPECEAALKSNPVVKRDAYTCKIQDQADIALYSLGEALSDMLRPEVQISLSPEARSALSKFRDAGKIMADLFFRILLHRRAQFTSVLNLVAKSTADSLPADNFLFGSTFGEEIKKASSMQKCFKDIVRAVPPLPRKPLQPLQSFQTSSAKPGNTRAPPRPLRITPRKTGAQNVHHKTTHRSRSRSRRHQ; this is encoded by the coding sequence ATGGGTAAACATTCGAAGTCACGAAAAAGGAGACACTCTTCGTCAGAAAGTTGTCTCGACAATATCGAGGAAAAGATTTCACGGATTATGGACTTCATGACGAGGGTAGCAGATGAAGTTAGCTCGTCTCGCCGTTCCCCATCTGCCTTGTTTGTTTCGCACGCTTCTTTGCAGAAAGTCGTAATTGACCAACCCGAGGCTGTTTCAGCGGTTACTGTACCTCAGGCAGGATCATCTGAGTGTTCGGTTACACCGGCACGTCAGCAAGGTGTGTACAGATATGCAGGTCCTGCATTTGTAAAATGCAGACGGCATAATGTCGCATTCTTAAGTCCATCTTTTGATGTTGACCGGGCAGTTCATTTTGCAGAAGCTGCAGAGGATGGGGAGATAGCAGAAGTTTCTGATGTCCAACCGGATAGTCTGGCCAAGGAATTATTTGGTTCCGATGCAGAATCTGCGGCGTCTATGCCTTGGAATGAGCTTGTAGCTCAGAAATGGCTCGCTTTGGCTCGCAAGGGCCTCTCGGAAGAACAGCGCAAGGGCCTCTCGGAGGAGCAGCGCAAGGCCCTCCTAAAAAAGTATCTACCGCCTGATACTTCAGACTTCCTCAGGGCACCAAAACTTAACCCTGAGTGCGAAGCGGCCTTGAAATCGAATCCGGTGGTCAAGCGAGACGCCTACACCTGCAAAATTCAAGACCAGGCAGATATAGCCTTATATAGCCTGGGAGAGGCGCTTTCGGACATGCTGAGACCGGAAGTCCAGATATCTTTATCTCCGGAGGCGCGCTCGGCTCTGAGCAAGTTCAGAGATGCAGGGAAAATTATGGCGGACCTCTTCTTTCGTATTTTGCTGCATAGAAGAGCGCAATTCACCTCGGTGTTGAACTTGGTAGCAAAATCGACAGCGGATTCACTCCCCGCAGACAATTTTCTGTTTGGATCAACTTTCGGGGAAGAAATTAAGAAAGCCAGCTCTATGCAGAAGTGTTTCAAAGATATAGTCAGAGCGGTTCCGCCTCTCCCTAGGAAGCCGTTGCAACCACTTCAATCTTTTCAGACATCTTCGGCTAAGCCGGGAAACACCCGTGCCCCTCCGAGGCCGTTGAGGATAACGCCGAGGAAGACTGGGGCACAGAACGTCCACCACAAGACGACGCATCGTTCCAGGTCCCGTTCGAGGAGGCATCAATAG